The following coding sequences lie in one Methanothermobacter sp. MT-2 genomic window:
- a CDS encoding predicted acetyltransferase — translation MIVREFRLRDLKRVVEIEMMSFDDPYPPQLLRYLYDIGAGFLVAQENNMVVGYIIFWIRFEDEGHIISLAVDKKYRRRKFGTQLVQTALDIFKKFGIEKVKLEVRAKNKGAIKFYKSLGFKEENRIPQYYENGDDAVVMKKEL, via the coding sequence ATGATTGTGAGGGAATTCAGACTAAGAGATCTTAAGAGGGTGGTGGAAATCGAGATGATGTCCTTTGATGATCCATATCCCCCACAACTTCTACGCTACCTTTATGATATAGGGGCTGGTTTTCTCGTTGCCCAAGAAAATAATATGGTTGTAGGATATATTATATTTTGGATAAGATTTGAGGATGAGGGACATATCATCTCCTTGGCAGTTGATAAAAAATATCGTCGCAGAAAATTCGGAACACAACTTGTCCAGACAGCCCTAGACATCTTCAAAAAGTTTGGTATCGAAAAGGTGAAATTAGAGGTTAGAGCGAAAAATAAAGGGGCTATAAAATTTTATAAGAGCCTAGGGTTTAAAGAAGAAAATAGGATACCCCAATACTATGAGAATGGTGACGATGCAGTGGTGATGAAAAAAGAACTATAA
- a CDS encoding molybdenum cofactor biosynthesis protein MoeA, with product MGREFLNLIDISTAHKIINNLFKEIYQPPKIEEVELEDAYGRILAQDVKSPIDLPPFNRASRDGYAVRAEDTFKASEDNPKILECIETIEAGSIPRKKIRRGYCSRISTGAPVPEGADAIIMVEYTEEEGDKILIYKSAYPNQHIALKGSDISKNDTISKKGALLSPEKIGALSAAGITKVPVITKLKIGILSTGNELIEPSDDWNPGKIFDSNSHSIAAAVKNCGCKPKILGIVKDDHRELQKAIQSSIRECDILITSGGTSAGAGDILRDIIDNIGEVIIHGISIKPGKPTLIGKIDEKLVFGLPGFPVSALIIFNVFLRPYLMELSGKSLRYKYVRELPLAQRLHSSKGRVHYALVKIKDGKAHPILKDSGAITSLADADGYIKIPKNVEILEEGSIVKILPFF from the coding sequence ATGGGTCGCGAATTCCTGAATCTTATAGACATATCAACCGCCCATAAAATAATTAACAATCTCTTCAAGGAAATTTATCAACCACCAAAAATAGAAGAAGTGGAACTAGAAGATGCATATGGGAGGATCCTGGCCCAGGATGTGAAAAGTCCAATTGATTTACCACCATTTAACAGAGCATCAAGAGACGGGTATGCTGTGAGGGCAGAAGACACCTTTAAAGCTTCTGAAGACAATCCAAAGATCCTAGAATGTATCGAAACCATAGAGGCCGGTTCCATTCCGCGAAAAAAGATCAGGAGAGGATACTGTTCACGGATAAGCACAGGAGCCCCAGTACCCGAAGGTGCGGATGCAATAATCATGGTTGAATATACCGAAGAAGAAGGAGATAAAATCCTAATTTATAAAAGCGCATACCCAAACCAACATATCGCATTAAAGGGATCAGACATATCAAAAAATGATACCATATCCAAAAAAGGAGCCCTACTCTCACCAGAAAAAATTGGAGCGCTAAGCGCCGCCGGCATAACAAAAGTGCCTGTAATAACCAAATTAAAAATAGGTATACTCTCAACTGGAAATGAACTAATCGAACCCTCAGATGATTGGAATCCCGGTAAAATCTTCGATTCAAATTCTCACAGTATCGCAGCTGCAGTTAAAAACTGCGGATGCAAACCAAAAATCCTCGGCATAGTAAAAGATGATCACAGAGAACTCCAAAAAGCCATCCAATCAAGCATTAGAGAATGTGATATACTTATAACTTCTGGTGGAACATCAGCCGGAGCCGGTGACATACTCAGAGACATCATAGATAACATTGGCGAAGTTATAATACACGGAATTTCCATAAAACCCGGAAAACCCACCCTTATAGGTAAAATTGATGAAAAGCTTGTATTCGGCCTTCCAGGTTTCCCTGTATCCGCCCTCATAATCTTTAACGTCTTTTTACGCCCTTATCTAATGGAACTTTCAGGCAAATCCCTAAGGTATAAATATGTGAGGGAGCTTCCCCTTGCACAGAGATTGCACTCATCAAAAGGCAGAGTGCATTACGCCCTTGTAAAAATTAAAGATGGGAAAGCACACCCCATATTAAAGGATTCAGGGGCTATAACATCACTTGCAGATGCAGATGGTTACATCAAAATCCCAAAAAATGTTGAAATACTCGAAGAAGGCTCCATTGTTAAAATCCTACCATTTTTCTAA
- a CDS encoding RNA-binding protein, with the protein MPAEEYLKIPRERIGVLIGKRGETKERIESLTQTRLKIDSETGAVVIIPEEKVDDPLSPLKARNIVKAIGRGFNPEIAMRLIHDNITLDIINIPDYVGKSKKAIARQKGRIIGRGGITRQIIHDMTGVEISIYGKTVAMIGEFENLMIAREAVEMLLKGARHKSVYSFLEKKKQELEMKEFEKRINIK; encoded by the coding sequence ATGCCAGCAGAAGAGTACCTGAAAATCCCAAGAGAAAGGATAGGAGTTCTTATTGGGAAAAGAGGAGAAACTAAAGAGCGTATAGAAAGTTTAACCCAGACTAGGCTTAAAATTGACAGCGAAACCGGGGCGGTGGTTATAATACCCGAAGAGAAGGTTGATGACCCCCTTTCTCCCTTGAAGGCGCGTAACATTGTCAAAGCCATAGGAAGAGGTTTCAATCCAGAGATTGCAATGCGCCTAATCCATGATAACATAACACTTGATATCATAAACATACCAGACTATGTTGGCAAGTCTAAGAAGGCCATAGCAAGACAAAAAGGGAGGATAATAGGACGTGGTGGTATAACACGTCAAATAATCCATGACATGACCGGTGTTGAAATTTCAATTTATGGTAAGACTGTTGCCATGATCGGAGAGTTCGAAAATCTTATGATTGCAAGAGAAGCCGTTGAAATGCTCCTGAAAGGGGCTAGACACAAGTCTGTATACTCATTCCTCGAAAAAAAGAAACAAGAACTAGAAATGAAAGAATTTGAAAAGAGGATTAATATAAAATAA
- a CDS encoding carbamoyl-phosphate synthase small subunit: MVKEAKLALEDGTLLRGEGFGFETVKSGEVVFATGMTGYVEALTDPSYKGQILMLTYPLQGNYGISTRWYQSDGIKAEGLIVREQCQRPSHHMMEKTLSDFLEEYEIPGISGVDTRALTIKIREKGTMKGALATEEIDDDEILKLAREQPDIRELDLVDKVSVKEPRILHEEYNERIAIIDCGAKNNIIKGFLERNVGVALLPYNTSPKEILEYDPDAILVSNGPGDPTRVKETRETVKKLSERLPIFGICFGQQIIGLAFGAKIYKMKFGHRGANQPVKDLETGNVAITSQNHGFAIDPKSIDKDKIKITHLNLNDGTVEGIKHRELPIISVQYHPEAGPGPHDTYNIFDKFVKIMKEY, translated from the coding sequence ATGGTTAAAGAAGCTAAACTTGCCCTAGAGGATGGAACTTTACTCAGGGGGGAGGGCTTCGGATTTGAAACAGTGAAAAGTGGTGAAGTCGTCTTCGCAACTGGTATGACAGGCTATGTTGAAGCACTCACAGACCCCTCCTATAAAGGCCAGATTCTAATGCTAACATACCCCTTACAAGGAAATTATGGCATCTCAACTAGATGGTACCAGTCAGATGGTATAAAAGCAGAAGGTCTTATTGTAAGAGAACAATGTCAAAGACCATCACATCACATGATGGAAAAAACCCTCTCAGATTTCCTGGAAGAATATGAGATTCCAGGTATAAGTGGTGTTGACACAAGAGCCCTAACAATAAAAATAAGGGAAAAGGGGACCATGAAAGGGGCTCTGGCAACCGAGGAAATTGATGATGATGAAATTTTAAAATTGGCAAGGGAACAACCCGACATACGCGAATTAGACCTTGTAGATAAAGTCTCAGTCAAAGAACCGAGGATCCTCCATGAAGAATACAATGAAAGAATCGCTATAATAGACTGCGGGGCAAAAAACAACATCATAAAAGGTTTCCTGGAAAGAAACGTTGGCGTGGCGCTCCTACCATATAACACAAGCCCAAAGGAAATACTAGAATACGACCCCGACGCCATACTAGTATCAAACGGTCCTGGAGACCCCACAAGGGTTAAAGAGACTAGAGAAACAGTTAAAAAACTTTCAGAGAGGCTGCCAATATTCGGGATCTGTTTTGGCCAGCAGATAATAGGACTAGCATTCGGTGCGAAAATATACAAGATGAAATTCGGACACAGAGGAGCCAACCAACCAGTCAAAGACCTTGAAACAGGCAACGTCGCCATAACATCACAAAACCACGGCTTTGCAATAGACCCCAAATCAATAGACAAAGACAAAATCAAGATAACCCACCTAAACCTCAACGACGGGACAGTAGAAGGCATAAAACACAGAGAACTCCCCATCATAAGCGTCCAATACCATCCAGAAGCTGGACCAGGACCACACGACACATACAACATCTTCGATAAATTCGTTAAAATAATGAAAGAATACTAA
- a CDS encoding type II DNA topoisomerase VI, subunit B, producing the protein MERQAGELFEEFQELTASEFFRKNRQMLGFSGKIRSLTMVFHELITNSLDAAEEAGILPDIKIKLKRIGKDHYILDHQDNGPGIPEDYIPKVFCTMFAGSKFRNIQSRGQQGLGCSGCVLLSQMTTGKPATITSAYKEDGELKGVKMSLKMDVKKNKGLVLEKEEIDVENTGVCVQLHFKDVSYSLSEQGAYEYIRRTIIGNPHAQITFSDPTGRKYIFKRASNVIPPLPKEILPHPKGITADDLIFMAKHTDKRRFRSLLTSSLSRMSTKKVRELEELTKIDFNKRPRDMTWEEAEEIVEAFKKMDFMAPPTNGLIPIGKDQIEKGMREILNPEFVAAITRRPLTYRGGIPFIIEAAVAYGGKAGRLVGEQRKTEIMRFANRVPLTFDQGSCALTEGVKSLDWKRYGIRDFENAPLTIFVNIVSTNVPYLSTGKQSIAPEPEILQEIRQATMQVARKLQKHIRAKKAAKEEAKRAKVFESYVPVIMREAALLAEQELPDYKPLLEKVTRKAKAELLGEPDDE; encoded by the coding sequence TTGGAGAGACAAGCAGGAGAATTATTTGAAGAATTCCAAGAACTCACAGCATCAGAATTCTTCCGTAAAAACAGGCAAATGTTAGGTTTCTCTGGTAAGATAAGATCCCTTACCATGGTATTCCATGAACTGATAACAAACAGCCTCGACGCCGCCGAAGAGGCAGGCATACTCCCAGATATAAAAATAAAACTAAAGAGGATTGGTAAAGACCACTACATCCTAGATCACCAGGACAACGGCCCTGGCATACCAGAAGACTACATACCAAAGGTCTTCTGCACAATGTTCGCAGGCTCCAAATTCAGAAACATCCAATCAAGGGGACAGCAAGGCCTCGGATGCAGTGGCTGCGTACTACTCTCCCAGATGACAACAGGAAAACCAGCCACCATAACATCAGCATACAAAGAAGACGGCGAACTCAAAGGCGTGAAAATGTCCCTAAAAATGGACGTGAAAAAGAACAAGGGATTAGTCCTCGAAAAAGAGGAAATCGACGTTGAAAACACTGGAGTATGCGTCCAACTCCATTTCAAAGACGTCTCATATTCACTCTCAGAACAGGGAGCCTACGAATACATCAGAAGAACAATAATAGGAAACCCACACGCCCAGATAACATTCTCAGATCCAACAGGAAGAAAATACATATTTAAAAGGGCATCCAATGTCATACCCCCACTACCAAAAGAAATACTCCCCCACCCAAAGGGTATAACAGCAGACGACCTAATATTCATGGCAAAACACACCGACAAAAGACGCTTCAGAAGCCTCCTTACAAGTTCACTATCTAGAATGTCCACAAAAAAAGTCAGAGAACTCGAAGAACTGACAAAAATAGACTTTAACAAAAGACCAAGGGACATGACATGGGAAGAAGCCGAAGAAATAGTTGAAGCCTTCAAAAAAATGGACTTCATGGCCCCACCAACCAATGGACTCATACCAATAGGAAAAGACCAAATAGAAAAAGGTATGAGAGAAATATTAAACCCAGAATTCGTGGCAGCAATCACAAGAAGACCCCTAACCTACCGAGGAGGCATACCATTCATCATAGAGGCAGCCGTCGCATATGGAGGTAAAGCAGGCAGACTAGTCGGAGAACAGAGAAAAACCGAGATAATGAGATTTGCCAACAGAGTACCCCTCACATTCGACCAGGGAAGCTGCGCACTAACCGAGGGCGTGAAAAGTCTGGACTGGAAAAGATATGGTATAAGAGACTTTGAAAACGCCCCACTCACAATATTCGTTAATATAGTGTCGACAAACGTCCCATACCTTTCCACAGGCAAACAAAGCATAGCCCCAGAACCCGAAATCCTCCAGGAGATAAGACAAGCCACAATGCAAGTAGCCCGCAAACTACAAAAACATATAAGGGCCAAGAAAGCTGCTAAAGAAGAAGCCAAAAGAGCCAAAGTCTTTGAAAGTTACGTTCCTGTTATAATGAGGGAAGCAGCGCTCCTAGCAGAACAAGAACTGCCAGATTATAAACCCCTACTCGAAAAGGTGACGAGAAAAGCAAAGGCCGAACTCCTAGGTGAACCAGATGATGAATAG
- a CDS encoding precorrin-6X reductase: MNILVMAGTHDAVEIIKKLKMGADHRIIATTTTDYGGRLAEDAGADEVIKEALDKEGLIQVLKVEDIDLIIDATHPFAIKATENAIEASKETSTYYIRFERPSIELNGDIFRVESFREAGCVAAKILKEKNGNILHLAGVSTVKNVIDEVGTERLVIRVLPHPSSIEACHRMGIPGERIIAMQGTFSRALNREIMKEYNAGVVITKESGETGGLLEKIGAAKDLRIPVIVVNRPYTRKLDDKMVFDDISELLAFIRKMVGF; the protein is encoded by the coding sequence ATGAACATCCTTGTGATGGCAGGAACCCATGATGCTGTTGAAATCATAAAAAAACTCAAAATGGGTGCTGATCATAGGATAATAGCAACTACAACAACTGATTATGGTGGTAGATTAGCTGAGGATGCTGGGGCGGATGAGGTGATAAAAGAAGCCCTTGATAAAGAAGGGCTAATCCAGGTTCTTAAAGTTGAAGATATTGACTTGATAATAGATGCAACCCATCCATTCGCCATAAAAGCCACTGAAAATGCGATTGAAGCCTCCAAGGAAACTTCAACATATTATATCCGGTTTGAGAGGCCGTCTATTGAGTTGAATGGGGATATCTTTAGGGTTGAATCTTTCAGGGAAGCTGGGTGTGTGGCAGCCAAGATCTTGAAGGAGAAGAATGGTAACATTTTACACCTTGCAGGTGTTTCGACAGTTAAGAATGTTATTGATGAGGTTGGAACAGAAAGGTTAGTGATCCGAGTTTTACCCCATCCTTCTTCCATAGAGGCTTGTCATAGGATGGGTATACCTGGTGAGAGGATAATAGCGATGCAAGGAACCTTTTCAAGGGCTCTTAATCGGGAGATCATGAAGGAATACAATGCAGGGGTTGTGATCACAAAAGAAAGCGGGGAAACAGGGGGTCTTCTAGAGAAGATAGGGGCTGCTAAGGATCTTAGAATCCCTGTGATAGTTGTGAACCGACCATACACAAGGAAATTAGATGATAAGATGGTATTCGATGATATAAGTGAACTTTTAGCATTTATTAGAAAAATGGTAGGATTTTAA
- a CDS encoding translation initiation factor IF-1A → MGNTEEVRRVRIPRKGEIPGIVEQILGHGKLKVICSDGKTRLGRIPGKMKKRIWIREGDVVLVKPWAFQSDEKADIVWRYTRTEANWLERRGYLNL, encoded by the coding sequence TTGGGTAACACAGAAGAAGTTAGAAGAGTGAGGATACCTAGGAAAGGTGAAATACCTGGGATTGTTGAACAGATACTAGGTCATGGAAAGTTGAAAGTTATATGTAGTGATGGTAAGACTCGCCTGGGGCGCATACCTGGTAAGATGAAAAAGAGGATATGGATCAGGGAGGGTGATGTTGTACTGGTAAAACCATGGGCGTTTCAAAGTGATGAAAAGGCTGACATAGTATGGAGGTATACGCGCACTGAGGCTAATTGGCTTGAGAGAAGAGGTTACCTGAACCTATAG
- a CDS encoding cation transport ATPase, with product MSEIRWELMETNKVLEELGTSKDGLSSDEALKRLSKYGENELVEEKKEGPLRLFLNQFMDVLIILLIVAALASYVIGDFLDSMVILFVVVVNAIIGFMQEYRAEKAMEKLRNLIATEAVVIRDGETKKIPASELTIGDLVVIEEGDNVPADLRLIETSDLRIDESIITGESIPVHKIHDVSDKGDNIAYMDSNVVSGRGKGVVIAVGMETSIGKIAGMIQEEEGKTPLQEKIARLGKSLGLIAVIVCLIVFILQFLKGINIVETFMTAVSLAVASVPEGLPAILTLTLALGMQRMARNNAVIRKLLAVETLGSCTFICTDKTGTLTLNKMRVRKSLLTSEEALKICALCNNASFSNEKIIGDPTDAALLLFAKDKGYIREELEQEYPRLKEIPLDSERKRMSTIHSSSSGYYLFIKGAPEIILERTSYIKENGEIRRFTATDLKYWTEKLNEMTSNALRVLALAYKPLDEVSDDGEDPEQDLIFVGFVGMMDPPRKEAAEAIETCKKAGIKVVMITGDHKDTAIAIAKELNLIDDGKAITGEELDKLSDEKFESMVEDIRVYARVFPQQKVRIVETLQSRGHVVAMTGDGVNDAPALKKAAIGVAMGSGTDVAKESSDMVLQDDNFATIVRAVKEGRTIFDNIRRFVKFQVSTNVGAILTIVSSSVMNMPLPFNPIQILWINIIMDGPPAQSLGVEPPEEDVMSRKPEREDILPQRNLFRIVLAGIVMAIGTLAIYMYKLSTGDDGATTVAFTTFVMFQIFNVFNCKSQSGFSNKLLFLAIVTSFILQLFVVYLPPLQGIFRTEPISIMDWILIVLVASLILVNEAIIRWVDERRKQ from the coding sequence GTGTCAGAGATTAGATGGGAGCTTATGGAAACCAACAAGGTCTTAGAGGAGCTTGGAACATCCAAGGATGGTTTAAGTTCAGATGAGGCTCTAAAACGCCTCTCAAAATATGGTGAAAATGAACTTGTTGAAGAGAAAAAGGAAGGACCCCTCAGATTATTCTTGAACCAGTTCATGGATGTTCTTATAATACTTCTAATCGTGGCAGCCCTAGCATCCTATGTGATAGGCGACTTCCTAGACTCCATGGTAATCTTATTTGTAGTGGTTGTAAATGCTATTATAGGTTTTATGCAGGAATATCGTGCCGAAAAGGCCATGGAAAAACTTAGGAATCTGATAGCTACTGAGGCTGTTGTGATACGTGATGGGGAAACGAAGAAGATACCTGCAAGTGAATTAACCATAGGCGACCTGGTAGTGATAGAAGAAGGAGACAATGTACCGGCAGATCTAAGGCTTATAGAAACCTCTGACCTTAGGATAGACGAGTCAATAATCACGGGAGAATCCATACCCGTCCATAAGATCCATGATGTGAGCGATAAAGGGGATAATATCGCTTATATGGACTCAAATGTAGTCTCTGGTAGGGGTAAAGGTGTTGTGATAGCTGTTGGAATGGAAACATCTATAGGTAAAATCGCGGGGATGATACAAGAAGAGGAGGGTAAAACACCACTCCAAGAGAAAATAGCACGTCTAGGGAAAAGCCTTGGACTCATAGCAGTCATAGTATGTCTTATTGTTTTCATTCTCCAGTTTTTAAAAGGGATTAATATCGTTGAAACCTTCATGACCGCAGTTTCACTTGCAGTAGCCTCTGTACCAGAGGGACTCCCAGCAATCCTCACATTAACGCTTGCCCTAGGCATGCAAAGAATGGCAAGAAACAACGCAGTGATAAGAAAACTGCTCGCGGTAGAAACCCTTGGCTCTTGTACATTCATATGCACTGACAAGACAGGCACACTAACCCTCAACAAGATGAGAGTAAGAAAATCACTACTAACATCAGAAGAAGCTTTGAAGATCTGTGCACTTTGTAATAATGCAAGTTTTTCCAATGAAAAGATTATAGGGGATCCTACAGACGCCGCATTACTACTCTTTGCAAAGGATAAAGGCTACATAAGAGAAGAACTAGAACAGGAATATCCACGGCTAAAGGAGATACCCCTCGACAGTGAACGTAAAAGGATGAGCACTATACACTCCTCCAGTTCAGGCTATTATCTGTTCATTAAAGGAGCGCCAGAAATAATCCTAGAAAGAACAAGTTACATCAAAGAAAATGGTGAAATAAGAAGATTCACAGCCACCGATCTTAAATATTGGACAGAAAAATTGAATGAGATGACATCCAATGCACTTAGAGTGCTAGCACTAGCATATAAGCCGCTGGATGAAGTTTCTGATGATGGGGAGGATCCTGAGCAAGATCTTATCTTTGTCGGTTTTGTTGGCATGATGGACCCACCACGAAAGGAAGCTGCAGAGGCCATAGAAACTTGTAAAAAGGCCGGAATAAAAGTTGTGATGATAACAGGAGATCATAAGGATACCGCGATTGCAATCGCCAAAGAATTGAATCTAATAGATGATGGTAAGGCCATTACCGGTGAAGAACTAGACAAGCTTAGTGATGAAAAATTCGAATCCATGGTAGAGGATATAAGGGTCTATGCTCGGGTCTTCCCGCAACAGAAAGTTAGAATTGTTGAGACGCTCCAAAGTCGTGGTCATGTAGTTGCCATGACAGGTGACGGGGTTAACGACGCGCCAGCGCTTAAAAAGGCGGCTATAGGTGTTGCTATGGGTAGTGGTACTGATGTTGCCAAGGAATCATCTGACATGGTGCTCCAAGATGACAACTTCGCCACCATAGTAAGGGCCGTGAAGGAAGGACGCACAATATTCGATAATATAAGACGTTTTGTTAAATTCCAAGTTTCAACAAATGTCGGGGCCATACTCACCATAGTCTCGTCTTCTGTAATGAACATGCCATTACCATTTAATCCTATCCAGATTCTCTGGATAAACATTATAATGGACGGACCCCCAGCACAATCACTTGGAGTTGAACCTCCAGAAGAGGATGTGATGTCAAGGAAACCTGAAAGAGAGGATATACTCCCCCAAAGGAACCTTTTCAGGATAGTATTAGCTGGTATAGTCATGGCGATAGGCACTTTAGCCATTTACATGTACAAGTTGTCCACTGGGGATGATGGGGCGACTACAGTAGCATTCACAACATTTGTCATGTTCCAGATTTTCAACGTGTTTAATTGCAAATCACAGAGCGGATTTTCAAATAAACTACTCTTTTTAGCCATTGTAACATCCTTCATACTCCAATTATTTGTCGTTTACCTACCACCATTACAAGGCATATTCAGAACAGAACCCATCTCGATAATGGATTGGATATTGATAGTGTTGGTAGCATCACTCATATTGGTAAATGAGGCGATAATAAGATGGGTTGATGAGAGGAGAAAACAATGA